Proteins from a single region of Pseudomonas fulva:
- a CDS encoding DUF2300 domain-containing protein, with protein MSKYGLLVSLVLLAALGGSAVAGEAPLSLAWQTAGGSELLRLDGQRLISREPLPDTLQAPLGSLWKLFVYAYLVDTKQPDNGYQCRGQDKEEVYCCNPGERIDREQALVKSCGLYFEQQNLQLDQGDWSRYWQARKAPSWIGERQHLAPATRVSVQQLLTQLGQLPAQADARKVLLDVVLAGDGSTVSALGSRLRVKTWSWLADSDAQARQGGFAGWLANGTPVWAGGSGTSSMVLKHHAEALGQVLPAAWPSEAGSCVEVRLFARYPLRQLRREGSDAAVEAGVLNGRFEVEFVNGNRLPIESQGELFLERTSEGQQLTAHLQREDYVARVLDREASAQPAEAAKALAIAARTYLLQSAGRRGECLRIDDSSASQRVAPRPASQGARDIAAWTADLVLAGSPVTYHSTQPGPDRLAWSQAVEQANSGLRYDAILARAFPRATLSRWDKPVAACQPLVAAEQWLRKQRRDWRPRLDMEPGYEEIQQFTVCQLASGRPYVDRERQRIFVRGFFSLQDRLDLTHEYLHLAFVAHPNGQDEAYVEGLARTLLLE; from the coding sequence TTGAGTAAGTACGGCCTGCTCGTTTCGCTAGTCCTGCTGGCCGCCCTCGGCGGTTCGGCAGTTGCTGGCGAGGCGCCGCTGTCGCTGGCCTGGCAAACGGCTGGCGGCAGCGAACTGTTGCGCCTCGACGGGCAACGGCTGATCAGCCGCGAACCGCTGCCCGATACTCTTCAGGCGCCGTTGGGCAGCCTGTGGAAGCTGTTCGTCTACGCCTATCTGGTCGACACCAAACAGCCGGACAACGGCTATCAGTGCCGCGGGCAGGACAAGGAAGAGGTTTACTGCTGCAACCCCGGCGAGCGCATCGACCGGGAGCAGGCGCTGGTCAAATCCTGCGGCCTGTATTTCGAGCAGCAGAACCTGCAGCTGGACCAAGGCGACTGGTCGCGTTACTGGCAGGCCCGCAAAGCGCCGAGCTGGATCGGCGAGCGCCAGCACCTGGCGCCGGCCACCCGCGTCTCGGTTCAACAGTTGCTCACGCAACTCGGGCAATTGCCGGCCCAGGCCGATGCCCGCAAGGTGCTGCTGGACGTGGTGCTGGCCGGCGACGGCTCGACCGTCAGCGCCCTGGGCAGCCGCCTGCGGGTGAAGACCTGGAGCTGGCTGGCCGATAGCGATGCCCAGGCGCGCCAGGGTGGTTTCGCCGGCTGGCTGGCCAATGGCACGCCCGTCTGGGCTGGCGGCTCGGGCACCAGCAGCATGGTGCTCAAGCACCATGCCGAGGCGCTCGGCCAGGTGCTGCCAGCGGCTTGGCCAAGCGAGGCCGGCAGTTGCGTCGAGGTGCGCCTGTTCGCCCGCTACCCGCTGCGTCAGCTCCGGCGCGAGGGCAGTGACGCGGCCGTGGAGGCGGGCGTGCTCAACGGGCGCTTTGAGGTCGAGTTCGTCAATGGCAACCGTCTGCCCATCGAAAGCCAAGGCGAGCTGTTTCTCGAACGTACGAGCGAGGGCCAGCAGCTCACTGCCCATCTGCAGCGCGAAGACTACGTGGCCCGGGTGCTGGACCGCGAAGCCTCGGCGCAGCCCGCCGAGGCCGCCAAAGCACTGGCCATCGCTGCGCGCACCTACCTGTTGCAGAGCGCCGGTCGCCGTGGCGAATGCCTGCGCATCGACGACAGCAGCGCCAGCCAGCGCGTGGCGCCGCGCCCGGCCAGCCAGGGCGCCAGGGATATCGCCGCGTGGACGGCCGACCTGGTGCTGGCCGGCTCGCCGGTGACCTATCACAGCACCCAGCCGGGGCCTGATCGTCTGGCCTGGAGCCAGGCGGTCGAGCAGGCGAACAGCGGCCTGCGTTACGACGCCATCCTTGCTCGCGCCTTCCCGCGTGCCACCCTGAGCCGCTGGGACAAGCCCGTGGCCGCCTGCCAGCCGCTGGTCGCTGCCGAGCAGTGGCTGCGCAAGCAGCGCCGCGACTGGCGCCCGCGTCTGGACATGGAGCCGGGGTATGAAGAAATTCAGCAGTTCACCGTTTGCCAACTGGCTTCCGGGCGGCCCTATGTGGATCGTGAGCGGCAGCGCATTTTCGTGCGCGGCTTCTTCTCCCTGCAGGACCGCCTCGACCTGACCCACGAATACCTGCACCTGGCGTTCGTCGCCCACCCCAATGGACAGGACGAGGCCTACGTCGAAGGCCTCGCCCGCACCCTGTTACTGGAATGA
- a CDS encoding alpha-2-macroglobulin family protein — translation MNRLLAVALLALVPLAVQAEDEVPASGYTPLAGESFFLLADSSFAADEVATVRLEAPGRDYRRYRMEGYGGVDMRLYRIDQPLEFLKRQKNLHRVVAEGQFKGEGLSNTLAYLWDNWYRKSRRVMQRAFSYESRKQVTEEAPELKMGSAIAAPTEYTPQVQFAPMKGLPLVAEFRYPLWEAKPIEPPAGVDLSGSSSNFVSVASGNVYVPLGKLKPGLYLAEAIIGKYRATTVVFVSNTVAVSKIAGGELLVWTADKHQGTPVADAKLLWSDGLGVMTSGNTDAQGLLRLGHASPERSYVIGEDAEGGVFVSENFYYDSEIYDTKLYAFTDRPLYRPGDWVEVKIVGREFKNARESVAAGTAPISLSVLDANGTVLQTQKLDFDSARGGQGRFQLPDNAVAGGYELRFAYRDGLYSSAFRVAEYIKPHFEVSLDLDKPDFRTGEPVKGALVLLYPDGKPVANAKVQLSLRAQQLSMVDNELQYLGQFPVELASSEVSTDSQGRAALDLPAADKPSRYLLSVFASDGAAYRVKTSKEILIERGAARYRLSAPQRFSAAGQAVNFTYQSEGTSERKPARYEWVRLEDQSTGNGELAADAKGFELNFERPGTYSITLKDSSGLILGATGHSVSGEGVKSVAGTIEIVLDKAEYQAGDEALALITFPEPVSDALLTLERDKVEATALLSKGGDWLKLERLSDTQYRARIPVGKTFSPNITFSALYTRGGDYSFQNAGIKVATPQIDIAIKADKDVVQPGDLVTVELSTLFDGKPVPTRLTVSVVDEMIYALQPEIAPGIDQFFYHPRRNNVRTSASLSFISYDLALPGMPSAPGRANRSERGVKVLERPRREEVDTASWQPDLVTDANGKASFSFRMPDSLTRWRITARAVSAEGEVGQKRQFVRSEKPLYLKWSGPSRFRVGDKPALGLFAFNQGEEGAKAELLIRHGEQEQRREVTLAKGINYLPVEDAVIAAGDFSAELRQADKVADALAVKLSTVAPGWQQVRSEQLSVFPGSTPLQLPADASQVQLRVADSGAGLFNAALDDLLDYPYGCVEQTASRLLPLSLAYPALAAGEPRIKDRLRLIMQNSRLRLVQMAGPEATFTWWGGDADGDAFLTTYAYYADWHASRALAIQLPPEHWQRVLELYAKRAPETPLLQRALILAFARDMGLPVKTLLEGLVYDLAAAGEGEEVVLGEGDSLVMAAPDSALGLAIARELGVRLAQHNNVPVAEALQGQLEGARRRLAESQSPFVAAVALYLDGPDRQRAQRLLGELAPAQAGLERALALTWLQPSLDLRSAQPTLALEGDWQAVEGTSGENYWQWNGAQPPKALLVAGDLDQPNDVRLDYQSAQAAPSNVPVTLKRRLLRLVPGDKAFEFRAEEVGKDEISSADLYLDEVTLSSEGEQVLRYGMLEVPLPPGADVERTTWGIQVSGLGGDEAAALEKARNEPGELGYAVPVDALQGELVLRHLVRFSQKGQFVLPPARYVRLYAPGQQALETEPALQKVNVE, via the coding sequence GCTGGCGCTCGTGCCCCTGGCCGTGCAGGCCGAAGACGAAGTGCCGGCCAGTGGCTACACGCCGCTGGCCGGCGAGTCGTTCTTCCTGCTCGCCGACTCGAGCTTCGCCGCCGATGAAGTGGCCACCGTGCGCCTCGAGGCGCCGGGCCGCGACTACCGCCGCTATCGTATGGAAGGCTACGGCGGCGTGGACATGCGCCTGTACCGCATCGACCAGCCGCTGGAGTTCCTCAAGCGCCAGAAGAACCTGCACCGGGTGGTCGCCGAGGGCCAGTTCAAGGGCGAGGGGCTGTCCAACACCCTGGCGTACCTGTGGGACAACTGGTACCGCAAATCCCGCCGGGTGATGCAGCGCGCCTTCTCCTACGAGTCGCGCAAGCAGGTCACCGAGGAGGCGCCGGAGCTGAAGATGGGCAGCGCCATCGCCGCGCCCACCGAGTACACCCCGCAGGTGCAGTTCGCGCCGATGAAGGGCCTGCCGCTGGTCGCCGAGTTCCGCTACCCGCTGTGGGAAGCCAAGCCCATCGAGCCGCCGGCCGGCGTCGACCTGTCCGGCTCGTCGAGCAACTTCGTCAGCGTCGCCTCGGGTAACGTCTACGTGCCGCTGGGCAAGCTCAAGCCTGGCCTGTACCTGGCCGAGGCAATCATCGGCAAGTACCGCGCGACCACCGTGGTGTTCGTCTCCAATACCGTGGCGGTCAGCAAGATCGCCGGTGGCGAGCTGCTGGTATGGACCGCCGACAAGCACCAGGGCACGCCGGTGGCCGACGCCAAGCTGTTGTGGAGCGATGGCCTGGGCGTGATGACCAGCGGCAACACCGACGCCCAGGGCCTGCTGCGCCTGGGTCACGCCAGCCCGGAGCGCTCCTACGTGATCGGCGAGGACGCCGAGGGCGGCGTGTTCGTCTCCGAGAACTTCTATTACGACAGCGAAATCTACGACACCAAGCTGTACGCCTTTACCGACCGCCCCCTGTACCGCCCCGGCGACTGGGTGGAGGTGAAGATCGTCGGCCGTGAGTTCAAGAACGCCCGCGAATCCGTAGCGGCCGGCACCGCGCCGATCAGCCTCAGCGTGCTGGACGCCAACGGCACCGTATTGCAGACCCAGAAGCTCGACTTCGACAGCGCCCGTGGCGGCCAGGGTCGCTTCCAGCTGCCGGACAATGCCGTGGCCGGTGGCTACGAGCTGCGCTTCGCCTACCGCGACGGGCTCTACAGCAGCGCCTTCCGCGTCGCCGAGTACATCAAGCCGCATTTCGAAGTGTCGCTGGACCTGGACAAGCCGGACTTCCGTACCGGCGAGCCGGTCAAGGGTGCCCTGGTGCTGCTCTACCCGGACGGCAAGCCGGTGGCCAACGCCAAGGTGCAGCTGAGCCTGCGTGCCCAGCAGCTGTCGATGGTCGACAACGAACTGCAGTACCTCGGCCAGTTCCCGGTCGAGCTGGCCAGCAGCGAAGTCAGCACCGACAGCCAGGGCCGCGCGGCGCTGGACCTGCCGGCGGCCGACAAGCCGAGCCGCTACCTGCTCAGCGTGTTCGCCAGCGATGGCGCCGCCTACCGGGTCAAGACCAGCAAGGAAATCCTCATCGAGCGCGGCGCCGCCCGCTACCGCCTGAGCGCGCCACAGCGCTTCAGCGCGGCCGGCCAGGCGGTGAACTTCACCTATCAGAGCGAAGGCACCAGTGAGCGCAAACCGGCCCGTTACGAGTGGGTGCGCCTGGAAGACCAGAGCACCGGCAACGGCGAGCTGGCCGCGGATGCCAAAGGCTTCGAGCTGAATTTCGAACGCCCCGGCACCTACAGCATCACCCTCAAGGACAGCAGCGGTTTGATTCTCGGTGCCACCGGCCATTCGGTCAGCGGCGAAGGCGTCAAATCGGTAGCCGGCACCATCGAGATCGTCCTCGACAAGGCCGAGTACCAGGCCGGCGACGAAGCCCTGGCGCTGATCACCTTTCCCGAGCCGGTCAGCGATGCACTGCTGACCCTGGAGCGTGACAAGGTCGAAGCCACCGCACTGCTTTCCAAGGGCGGCGACTGGCTCAAGCTCGAGCGCCTGTCCGACACCCAGTACCGTGCGCGCATTCCGGTCGGCAAGACCTTCTCGCCGAACATCACCTTCTCGGCGCTGTACACCCGCGGCGGTGACTACAGCTTCCAGAACGCCGGCATCAAGGTCGCCACGCCGCAGATCGACATCGCCATCAAGGCTGACAAGGACGTGGTGCAGCCGGGTGACCTGGTCACCGTCGAGCTGAGCACCCTGTTCGACGGCAAGCCGGTGCCGACGCGCCTGACGGTCAGCGTGGTGGACGAGATGATCTACGCCCTGCAGCCGGAAATCGCCCCGGGCATCGACCAGTTCTTCTACCACCCGCGCCGCAACAACGTGCGCACCAGTGCCAGCCTGTCGTTCATCAGCTACGACCTGGCCCTGCCGGGCATGCCCAGTGCACCGGGCCGTGCCAACCGCAGCGAGCGCGGCGTCAAGGTGCTGGAGCGGCCGCGCCGCGAGGAAGTCGACACCGCCTCCTGGCAGCCGGACCTGGTCACCGATGCCAATGGCAAGGCGAGCTTCAGCTTCCGCATGCCGGATTCGCTGACCCGCTGGCGCATCACCGCCCGGGCGGTGAGCGCCGAGGGCGAAGTCGGCCAGAAGCGCCAGTTCGTGCGTTCGGAAAAACCGCTGTACCTGAAGTGGAGCGGCCCGAGCCGCTTCCGTGTCGGCGACAAGCCGGCGCTGGGCCTGTTCGCCTTCAATCAGGGCGAGGAGGGCGCCAAGGCCGAATTGCTGATCCGTCATGGCGAGCAAGAGCAGCGCCGCGAGGTGACGCTGGCCAAGGGCATCAACTACCTGCCGGTCGAGGACGCGGTGATCGCCGCTGGCGATTTCAGCGCCGAGCTGCGCCAGGCCGACAAGGTCGCCGACGCCCTGGCCGTCAAGCTGAGCACCGTGGCGCCCGGCTGGCAGCAGGTGCGCAGCGAGCAGCTGTCGGTATTCCCGGGCAGCACGCCGCTGCAACTGCCGGCCGATGCCAGCCAGGTGCAACTGCGCGTGGCCGACAGCGGCGCCGGGCTGTTCAACGCTGCGCTGGACGACCTGCTCGACTACCCCTACGGCTGCGTCGAGCAGACCGCCAGCCGCCTGCTGCCGCTGAGCCTGGCCTACCCGGCGCTGGCCGCCGGCGAGCCGCGGATCAAGGATCGCCTGCGCCTGATCATGCAGAACAGCCGCCTGCGCCTGGTGCAGATGGCCGGGCCGGAGGCGACCTTCACCTGGTGGGGCGGCGATGCCGATGGCGACGCCTTCCTGACCACCTATGCCTATTACGCCGACTGGCACGCCAGCCGCGCCCTGGCCATTCAGCTGCCGCCGGAGCACTGGCAGCGCGTGCTGGAGCTGTATGCCAAGCGCGCCCCGGAAACGCCGCTGCTGCAGCGTGCGCTGATCCTGGCGTTCGCCCGTGACATGGGCCTGCCGGTGAAAACCCTGCTCGAAGGCCTGGTGTATGACCTGGCCGCCGCAGGCGAAGGCGAGGAAGTGGTACTCGGCGAGGGCGACAGCCTGGTGATGGCCGCACCGGATTCGGCCCTGGGCCTGGCGATTGCCCGCGAGCTGGGCGTGCGCCTGGCGCAGCACAACAACGTGCCGGTGGCCGAGGCCCTGCAAGGGCAGCTCGAAGGCGCCCGTCGCCGCCTGGCCGAAAGCCAGTCGCCCTTCGTGGCCGCCGTCGCCCTGTACCTCGATGGCCCGGATCGCCAGCGCGCCCAGCGCCTGCTTGGCGAACTGGCGCCGGCCCAGGCCGGCCTTGAACGCGCCCTGGCGTTGACCTGGCTGCAGCCGTCGCTGGACTTGCGCAGTGCCCAGCCAACGCTGGCACTGGAAGGCGACTGGCAGGCGGTGGAAGGCACCAGCGGCGAGAACTACTGGCAGTGGAACGGCGCGCAACCGCCCAAGGCACTGCTGGTCGCTGGCGATCTGGATCAGCCGAACGACGTGCGTCTGGACTACCAGAGCGCCCAGGCCGCGCCGAGCAATGTGCCGGTTACCCTCAAGCGCCGCCTGTTGCGCCTGGTCCCGGGCGACAAGGCCTTCGAATTCCGCGCCGAGGAAGTCGGCAAGGACGAGATCTCCAGTGCCGACCTGTACCTGGACGAAGTGACCCTGAGCAGCGAAGGCGAGCAGGTCCTGCGCTACGGCATGCTGGAAGTGCCGCTGCCGCCGGGCGCTGATGTGGAGCGCACCACCTGGGGCATCCAGGTCAGTGGCCTGGGTGGCGACGAAGCCGCGGCGCTGGAAAAGGCCCGCAACGAACCGGGCGAGCTCGGCTATGCGGTGCCGGTGGACGCCCTGCAGGGTGAGCTGGTGCTGCGTCACCTGGTGCGCTTCTCGCAGAAGGGCCAGTTCGTGTTGCCGCCGGCTCGCTATGTACGCCTCTATGCGCCGGGCCAGCAGGCTTTGGAAACGGAGCCAGCCCTGCAGAAGGTAAACGTTGAGTAA
- a CDS encoding YfaP family protein codes for MALITPRIALCLTLLPLCALAEVKLDTPRSGWRVGGGDGAQFMQEVNYPASSVNSAANQADTARIKGAISQLGKDESKAPGRLVVNGTSMPLKIGEDGGFDRPFVFPAGSNNVEVRSPDGSQRRRVQFYNNGSGETPARLRVVLSWDSDNTDLDLHLVTPDGEHVWYGNRSLANGAALDVDVTTGYGPEMIASPTPLKGRYLVYVNYYGGGYSYDEEGASEAGQILTTGQITLITEEGTVNEKQESFLVPMRTPGELTLVKSFSYP; via the coding sequence ATGGCCCTGATCACCCCTCGTATCGCCCTTTGCCTGACATTGCTGCCGCTCTGCGCGCTGGCCGAGGTGAAACTCGACACCCCGCGTAGCGGCTGGCGCGTTGGCGGTGGCGACGGCGCGCAGTTCATGCAGGAGGTCAATTACCCAGCCTCTTCGGTGAACAGCGCCGCCAACCAGGCCGACACCGCGCGCATCAAGGGCGCGATCAGCCAGCTCGGCAAGGACGAGAGCAAGGCGCCGGGTCGCCTGGTGGTCAACGGCACCAGCATGCCGCTGAAGATCGGCGAGGACGGCGGCTTCGACCGACCATTCGTGTTCCCGGCCGGCAGCAACAACGTCGAGGTGCGCAGCCCGGATGGCAGCCAGCGTCGCCGCGTGCAGTTCTACAACAACGGCAGCGGCGAAACCCCGGCGCGCCTGCGCGTGGTGCTGTCGTGGGACAGCGACAACACCGACCTGGATCTGCACCTGGTCACGCCCGATGGCGAGCACGTGTGGTACGGCAATCGTTCGCTGGCCAACGGCGCCGCCCTGGATGTCGACGTGACCACCGGCTACGGCCCGGAAATGATCGCCTCGCCCACACCGCTCAAGGGCCGGTACCTGGTCTACGTGAACTACTACGGCGGCGGTTACAGCTATGACGAAGAGGGCGCGAGCGAGGCTGGGCAGATCCTCACCACCGGGCAGATCACCCTGATTACCGAAGAGGGCACGGTCAACGAGAAGCAGGAGAGCTTTCTGGTGCCGATGCGCACGCCGGGCGAGCTGACCCTGGTGAAGAGCTTCAGCTATCCGTAA